The following proteins come from a genomic window of Pichia kudriavzevii chromosome 1, complete sequence:
- a CDS encoding uncharacterized protein (PKUD0A01810; similar to Saccharomyces cerevisiae YDL055C (PSA1); ancestral locus Anc_4.231), whose amino-acid sequence MKGLILVGGYGTRLRPLTLSYPKPLVEFANKPMILHQIEALAAAGCTDIVLAVNYKPEVMVGALKKYEEIYNVSITFSVEEEPLGTAGPLKLAEKILQKDDTPIFVLNSDVICEYPLKELLDFHQAHDGEATIVATKVDEPSKYGVIVHDRDVPNRIDRFVEKPVEFVGNRINAGIYVINPSVIDLIEMRPTSIEQETFPILVDQKKLYSFDLQGYWMDVGQPKDFLTGMCLYLAAQTKKNNPDLSKEDYIVNGNVLIDPSAKIGKGCAIGPNVVIGPNVVIGDGVRIVRSTILKNSQIKDHAMIKSTIVGWNSTVGKWARLEGVTVLGEDVTVKDEVYVNGGKVLPHKSIKDNVETPQIIM is encoded by the coding sequence ATGAAAGGTTTAATTCTCGTCGGTGGATATGGTACTAGATTAAGACCATTAACTTTGTCTTACCCAAAACCTTTGGTTGAATTTGCTAACAAGCCAATGATTTTACATCAAATCGAAGCTTTAGCTGCAGCTGGCTGTACCGATATTGTTTTGGCTGTCAACTACAAACCAGAAGTTATGGTTGGCgctttgaagaaatacgAAGAAATCTATAACGTTTCAATTACTTTctctgttgaagaagaacctTTAGGTACTGCTGGCCCATTAAAGTTGGCGGAAAAGATTTTACAAAAGGACGATACCCCAATTTTTGTTCTTAATTCCGATGTTATCTGTGAATATCCATTAAAGGAATTATTAGATTTCCACCAAGCTCATGATGGTGAAGCAACTATTGTTGCAACCAAAGTTGACGAGCCTTCTAAATATGGTGTTATTGTCCATGATAGAGATGTTCCAAACAGAATCGATAGATTCGTTGAAAAACcagttgaatttgttgGTAATAGAATTAATGCTGGTATTTACGTTATCAACCCATCTGTTATTGACTTAATTGAAATGAGACCAACCTCCATTGAACAAGAAACCTTCCCTATTTTAGTTGACCAAAAGAAATTGTATTCCTTTGATTTACAAGGTTACTGGATGGATGTCGGTCAACCAAAGGATTTCTTGACTGGTATGTGTCTATATCTAGCTGCTCAAACTAAGAAGAACAACCCAGACTTATCTAAGGAAGATTACATCGTTAATGGTAACGTCTTGATTGACCCATCTGCCAAGATTGGTAAGGGTTGTGCTATTGGTCCAAATGTTGTCATTGGCCCAAATGTCGTTATTGGTGACGGTGTCAGAATCGTTAGATCCACCATCTTAAAGAACTCTCAAATTAAGGACCACGCTATGATCAAGTCTACAATTGTCGGTTGGAACTCCACTGTTGGTAAGTGGGCCAGATTAGAAGGTGTTACTGTGTTAGGTGAAGATGTTACCGTCAAGGACGAAGTGTATGTTAATGGTGGTAAGGTCTTACCTCACAAATCCATCAAGGATAACGTTGAAACTCCTCAAATTATTATGTAA
- a CDS encoding uncharacterized protein (PKUD0A01800; similar to Saccharomyces cerevisiae YDR125C (ECM18) and YLR099C (ICT1); ancestral locus Anc_8.284), translating to MLKLQNRLILSGLTGTRWNSSATGNKKLLCNISLKESFDIWSHELSNYDDGDTIAQDKFLKYVIPYYQPKELVSDKYRNIRAFNLKTSVDFQNDNINIENRGEWYLNEIRVEKGDKDDERKHLVLIHGYGASSGWFYKNFRGIIENSVNSPNITLHGLDMIGFGLSGRPSVEFKYDNKTKAALNIETEGIVWGKYSTCKKCGGHLDGRKSKDLHWCSCSHEEEEMRKGSLIDSTRRANVVIEKNEILEYMKNQVELINEVEDVYVESLETWRKKNQIDKFDLLAHSLGGYLSFAYSLKYPQHVNKIIMVSPGGVERSPFAISNPQYKSIVKDSEKEGQLRIPISNHVDQYGFLGRYGLIGKSFRDLWNMRVSIFSALRWLGPFGPKVLIDRNASKFTRSGSITDMRELGLFLEYIYSCCIRSSFSETSIYRIFDATIVGKYPILDKIRDKGNVLVDKEILWVYGEHDFMYSECGKKAIEEFEKHNYELTERNQQILTVSNAGHNMYLDNSADFNSGVLKFLKY from the coding sequence ATGTTGAAGCTACAAAATCGACTGATTTTAAGCGGTCTGACAGGTACCAGATGGAACTCGTCAGCGACGGGAAACAAGAAGTTATTGTGCAATATAAGTTTAAAGGAATCATTTGATATTTGGAGCCACGAATTGAGTAATTATGATGATGGAGATACAATTGCACAAGACAAGTTTCTGAAATATGTCATACCATATTATCAACCAAAGGAATTGGTTAGTGATAAATATAGAAATATTAGAGCATTTAACTTGAAAACCAGCgttgatttccaaaatgacaatattaatattgaaaataggGGAGAATGGTATTTAAATGAGATAAGAGTTGAAAAGGGTGATAAggatgatgaaagaaaacaccTGGTATTAATTCATGGCTATGGGGCATCAAGCGGGTGGTTCTATAAAAATTTCAGAGGAATCATTGAGAATAGCGTCAATAGCCCCAACATAACACTCCATGGCCTTGATATGATTGGATTTGGATTGAGCGGCCGTCCAAGTGTGGAATTTAAGTATGACAATAAGACAAAGGCTGCTTTGAATATTGAGACCGAAGGTATTGTATGGGGGAAATATTCTACATGTAAAAAATGTGGGGGTCATTTAGACGGCAGAAAAAGTAAAGACTTGCACTGGTGTTCCTGCTCGcatgaagaggaagaaatgaGGAAAGGTTCGCTCATTGATTCGACAAGGAGGGCTAATGTGGTTATTGAGAAGAATGAAATTCTTGAATATATGAAGAACCAGGTAGAACTGAtaaatgaagttgaagacGTATATGTTGAGAGTTTGGAAACatggaggaaaaaaaatcagattGATAAGTTTGATCTATTGGCACATTCACTTGGTGGTTATTTATCCTTTGCTTATTCGTTGAAGTACCCGCAACATGTTAATAAGATAATCATGGTCAGTCCTGGAGGTGTTGAGCGATCACCTTTTGCAATAAGTAATCCACAATATAAGAGTATTGTCAAAGACAGTGAGAAGGAAGGGCAATTGAGGATTCCTATTTCTAACCATGTTGATCAGTATGGATTTCTTGGTAGATATGGGTTGATTGGTAAGTCGTTCAGGGACCTTTGGAATATGAGGGTGTCAATTTTCAGCGCGTTACGATGGCTTGGTCCCTTTGGACCTAAGGTATTAATAGATCGAAATGCGAGTAAGTTCACTAGGTCTGGGAGCATCACAGACATGAGAGAGTTGGGGTTGTTTTTGGAGTACATATACAGTTGTTGTATTAGATCGTCCTTTTCCGAGACCAGCATTTATCGGATCTTCGATGCGACAATTGTTGGGAAATACCCTATCCTCGACAAGATACGAGACAAAGGAAATGTTCTCGTTGATAAGGAGATACTGTGGGTATATGGAGAGCACGATTTCATGTACAGTGAATGTGGCAAGAAGgccattgaagaattcgaGAAACATAACTACGAGCTTACTGAGAGAAATCAGCAGATTTTAACTGTGAGTAATGCTGGTCACAATATGTACCTGGACAACTCAGCAGATTTCAACAGTGGGGTCTTGAAGTTTCTCAAGTATTAG